In a single window of the Gadus macrocephalus chromosome 6, ASM3116895v1 genome:
- the LOC132460200 gene encoding complement C4-like isoform X1, whose translation MDRTTCLLILLIFALESVCASKRFFISAPKVFHVNVKEKVFVQTSSATTLYLEDERSGQVVSDKKTTSSNGGAIQTVELMIDRERMAALPGFKSAPYLLLVAETPVRKMTRVLVSMHRGYLFIQTNQPLYKPSDQVQYRIFALDHTMRPSEEQIEISVINPSGIRLKLDSSLRAPFGGMFRGDLYLPDVAGLGTWKIVAHYEGDKKHAATLEFQVQKYVLPSFEVIINSEERYVLLERETFTFTVTAKYSYGETVAGSFHSWFRVAGLQGSECLKVSRMIRGLEKTGSIEDGVGTVTLRAEELKTQLQTQGCNVTYLEQEGAELVMSVSVTEQQSSEMQEAEISLPIVSRLYEIDLSRIRSYFIPGAPLDIMVLLRLPDGSPASEVPVELSLRGETVPLVTNQEGAAVHIFNLPASPPAQITVNVRAGTVTQEKVLKPMPSPSQHYLYISVPTGKFKVNQQLAVTFNTINGLPKDGLVYYLVLSHGALVHQGSVVTMSRLGGAGIRITAQMVPSLRLIGYYYDQQDVLVSDSVWVDVVDECEMAVKVSPSMNPAPPRGIIGLEVEVKGRARVALLVVDKAMYALDRRNRLTAKQVFSAMESYDLGCSYRGGPDQDSIFTEAGLSFVSSGSTPKANALPLGSRCKPHAARRSRRALDLRHELLEMKGNLSSELQQCCDQGFSSIPMRRSCEERRRRVTEMNAEPQCADIFFKCCLRGEALRKSAAEDNGFGRTVSLLDIEEYFIGRMSNGIRRNFAPSFAFTYFDATDQHKHTLSLPDSITTWEIQAVIQSPTHGFCVVEPIELKTFKNIFVSLRLPYSVRRYEQLSIVAVIYNYGPDAVQLAVHMEQTPGLCSPGSSTFTAFVNVSVESGSSTLVTFAAVPMKSGTIPIKIRLYDFNNNREPDAIEKSLNVWTEGEEKTKEITLNYDLKGGASFSIDGNLPNETVPGSSSNLFIKMEGAGFGESSARVLLSAEGVDRLLRLPGGCAEQTMKTMAPTVLALRYLDLSQLWFQLPAGKRDQALEMTEKGLTRILEHRKDDGSYGIYKTNPSSYWLTALVVKVLSLLADRQMAGRGGGPQGHIGRDVSNQDISTSVRFLMSVQKQDGSYSDPHPVRDRDMDGGIRGAGKDMSMTAFIAVALQHAIPFVEHSMKNNVVASIASSTSYLLSHVGELERPYAVAITAYCLAVCLPDIDGAKPAWKQLQALAAEDDNGCRVWKANHESSSQQDAITVETTAYALLTAVAHQDFPWADSASCWLVAQENYGGGFKSTQDTMVALEALAEYDVKKPAKPFSTVEAEFFISGKADKGELLLKEPTDKVIVELKSMIGNEIKVELKGTGNIKMKVMKHFYLMEPKESCTLLNINVTLEGKAEYTAKILNNYQYFDENYDYDTEIDKHRTRRRREIDENSAKENSLVYNVCLSLKSNLTGMAIADITLLSGFEANTEHLDKLKELPEVYISHYEISSGRVILYFNELKAESQCITFEAKQTVPISLLQPAQASFYDYYEPMKKCTIFYSAPKRGTEVSKLCSDDVCQCAERPCHEVKNLLKTKIKKGSRIQHACYHPMVDYKFLVEVLDVSFKSNFRLYNTNVVRLLKSSKDTRVAAHSRRVFANRLQCREQLEVDQQYLIMGKDGSTTDSHGEMQYLLDSTTWVELVPDAQKCASSRRYELSCKSFSDFANDLNDCSL comes from the exons ATGGACAGGACTACTtgtttgttgattttactcatcTTTGCTctggagtctgtgtgtgcaagTAAAAG ATTCTTCATCTCGGCTCCAAAAGTGTTCCACGTCAACGTTAAGGAGAAGGTCTTTGTTCAGACCTCCTCGGCCACCACGCTCTATCTGGAGGATGAGAGGTCAGGCCAGGTCGTGTCCGATAAAAAGACCACTTCATCTAATGGTGGAGCCATCCAAACCGTGGAGCTCATG ATAGACAGGGAGAGGATGGCCGCTCTGCCAGGGTTTAAGTCTGCTCCGTACCTTCTGCTGGTGGCCGAGACACCAGTGAGGAAGATGACCCGCGTGCTGGTGTCCATGCACAGGGGCTACCTCTTCATCCAGACCAACCAACCGCTGTACAAACCATCAGATCAAG TCCAGTACAGGATCTTCGCACTCGACCACACCATGCGACCCTCAGAGGAACAAATTGAAATATCCGTCATT AACCCATCTGGGATCCGTCTGAAGCTGGACTCATCGCTCCGGGCTCCGTTCGGTGGTATGTTCAGAGGTGATCTGTACCTACCTGACGTCGCTGG ACTGGGTACATGGAAAATTGTTGCACATTATGAAGGAGATAAGAAACATGCTGCTACTCTGGAGTTTCAGGTCCAGAAATATG TTTTACCAAGTTTCGAGGTGATCATAAACTCTGAAGAACGCTACGTTCTGTTGGAGCGCGAGACGTTTACCTTCACGGTGACAGCCAA GTACTCGTACGGGGAGACGGTGGCTGGGAGCTTCCACTCCTGGTTCAGGGTGGCCGGCCTGCAGGGCTCTGAGTGCCTCAAAGTCTCCCGGATGATCCGGGGACTGGAGAAGACTGGCTCG ATTGAAGATGGTGTCGGCACAGTGACTCTCAGGGCTGAAGAGCTAAAGACACAGCTACAAACCCAAGGGTGTAACGTCACCTACTTGGAGCAGGAGGGTGCAGAACTGGTGATGAGCGTGTCGGTCACAGAACAACAGA GCAGTGAGATGCAGGAGGCAGAGATTTCTCTTCCAATCGTTTCTCGACTTTATGAAATCGACCTATCTCGAATTCGATCGTATTTCATTCCTGGAGCTCCATTAGACATTATG GTGCTCCTGCGTCTTCCGGATGGTTCTCCAGCCTCTGAGGTCCCGGTAGAGCTCAGTCTCCGGGGGGAAACCGTACCGCTGGTCACCAACCAAGAGGGGGCAGCGGTGCACATCTTCAATCTCCCAGCTTCTCCTCCTGCACAAATCACTGTTAAC GTCCGAGCCGGCACCGTGACGCAGGAGAAGGTTTTGAAGCCCATGCCCTCGCCCAGTCAGCACTACCTGTACATCAGCGTTCCCACCGGGAAGTTCAAAGTCAACCAACAGCTCGCCGTCACGTTCAACACCATCAACGGTCTTCCCAAAGATGGTTTGGTGTACTACCTG GTCTTGAGTCACGGGGCTCTGGTGCATCAGGGCTCCGTGGTTACGATGTCCCGACTGGGCGGCGCCGGGATCAGGATCACCGCCCAGATGGTGCCCTCCTTGCGTCTGATTGGCTACTACTACGACCAGCAGGACGTCCTGGTGTCTGACTCCGTGTGGGTGGACGTGGTCGATGAGTGTGAGATGGCGGTCAAA GTCAGTCCCTCCATGAACCCCGCCCCACCCAGGGGGATCAtcgggctggaggtggaggtgaaggggagGGCCAGGGTGGCTCTGCTGGTGGTGGACAAGGCCATGTACGCTCTGGACCGACGGAACAGACTGACAGCCAAGCAG GTGTTCTCTGCCATGGAGTCCTACGACCTGGGCTGCTCATACCGAGGGGGGCCCGACCAGGACTCCATCTTCACCGAGGCCGGCTTGTCTTTTGTGTCTTCAGGTTCAACACCCAAAGCAAATG CACTTCCTCTAGGGTCCAGGTGTAAACCCCATGCTGCACGGCGCTCCAGACGGGCCTTGGACCTCCGACATGAGCTCCTGGAGATGA AGGGGAACCTGAGCTCAGAGCTCCAGCAGTGCTGTGACCAGGGCTTCTCCTCCATCCCCATGAGACGCTcctgtgaggagaggaggaggagggtgaccgAGATGAACGCAGAGCCTCAGTGTGCCGACATCTTCTTTAAGTGTTGTCTTCGGGGGGAGGCTCTGAGGAAGAGCGCCGCGGAAGACAACGGATTTGGCAGAA CTGTCAGTCTACTGGATATTGAGGAATATTTCATTGGCAGGATGTCAAATGGGATCCGTCGAAATTTTGCTCCAAGTTTTGCATTTACATATTTCGATGCCACTGACCAACACAA ACACACTTTATCTCTACCGGATTCTATTACCACTTGGGAAATTCAGGCAGTCATTCAATCTCCAACTCACG GATTCTGTGTGGTTGAGCCAATCGAGCTGAAGACCTTTAAGAACATCTTCGTGTCTCTGAGACTGCCCTATTCGGTCAGGAGATATGAACAATTGAGCATTGTGGCAGTCATCTACAACTATGGGCCTGATGCTGTACAG CTCGCCGTTCACATGGAGCAGACACCCGGGCTTTGCTCCCCGGGCTCCTCCACGTTCACAGCCTTCGTGAACGTCAGCGTGGAGAGCGGGTCCTCTACGCTGGTGACCTTCGCTGCCGTCCCCATGAAGAGCGGCACTATACCCATCAAAATACGCCTTTATGATTTCAACAACAATAGAGAACCCGACGCCATTGAAAAGAGCCTGAACGTTTGG acagaaggagaagaaaagaCGAAGGAGATTACTTTGAATTATGATTTGAAAG GGGGGGCTTCTTTCAGCATCGATGGAAACCTACCCAATGAGACGGTCCCCGGATCCTCCTCCAATCTATTCATTAAGATGGAAG GGGCGGGGTTCGGCGAGTCCAGTGCCAGGGTCCTCCTGTCGGCCGAAGGGGTCGACCGTCTTCTGAGGCTGCCTGGCGGCTGTGCAGAGCAGACCATGAAGACGATGGCCCCGACAGTCCTGGCTCTGCGCTACCTGGACCTCAGCCAGCTGTGGTTCCAGCTGCCCGCCGGCAAAAGGGACCAGGCTCTCGAGATGACTGAGAAGG GTTTGACGAGAATTCTGGAACACAGAAAAGATGATGGATCTTATGGAATATATAAAACAAATCCATCAAGTTATTG GCTCACCGCTCTTGTTGTGAAAGTGCTGTCTCTGTTGGCGGATCGCCAGATGGCCGGAAGGGGAGGCGGCCCGCAGGGTCACATTGGCAGGGACGTGTCCAATCAGGACATCAGCACTTCAGTCCGGTTCCTGATGTCCGTGCAGAAACAGGATGGGTCCTACTCAGACCCACACCCTGTTAGAGACAGGGATATGGAT GGGGGGATCAGAGGCGCTGGGAAGGACATGTCCATGACGGCGTTCATCGCCGTGGCGCTGCAGCACGCCATCCCATTCGTCGAACACAGCATGAAGAACAATGTG GTGGCCAGTATCGCCAGCTCGACGTCGTACCTCCTCTCCCACGTGGGGGAGCTGGAGAGGCCTTATGCTGTGGCCATCACCGCCTACTGCCtggccgtctgtctgcctgacaTAGACGGAGCCAAACCAGCCTGGAAGCAGCTCCAAGCTCTGGCTGCAGAAG ATGACAACGGCTGCCGGGTGTGGAAAGCCAATCATGAAAGCTCCTCTCAGCAGGATGCTATCACCGTGGAAACGACGGCCTACGCCCTGCTGACAGCTGTGGCGCACCAGGACTTCCCGTGGGCGGACAGCGCCTCCTGCTGGCTGGTCGCGCAGGAGAACTATGGCGGGGGTTTCAAGTCAACGCAG GACACCATGGTGGCTCTGGAGGCCCTGGCAGAGTACGACGTGAAGAAGCCCGCTAAGCCTTTCAGTACGGTGGAGGCAGAGTTCTTCATATCGGGAAAAGCAGACAAGGGGGAGTTGTTGTTAAAAGAGCCGACGGACAAAGTGATAGTCGAGCTGAAG TCCATGATAGGAAACGAGATCAAGGTGGAACTGAAAGGAACGGGAAACATCAAAATGAAA GTCATGAAGCACTTCTATCTGATGGAGCCCAAGGAAAGCTGCACATTACTGAACATCAACGTGACGCTGGAGGGGAAGGCTGAGTACACCG CTAAGATTCTGAACAACTACCAGTACTTCGATGAAAACTACGATTACGACACAGAAATCGACAAACACAGAACCCGACGCAGGAGAGAAATCGACGAAAACTCTGCTAAAGAAAATTCTTTGGTGTACAATGTCTGTTTAAG CCTGAAAAGCAATCTCACTGGCATGGCTATTGCAGACATCACCCTCCTCAGTGGCTTTGAGGCTAATACAGAGCATCTGGACAAA CTTAAAGAACTCCCTGAGGTCTACATCTCACATTATGAGATCTCCTCTGGAAGAGTCATACTGTACTTCAACGAG CTCAAGGCTGAGAGCCAGTGCATAACGTTTGAGGCTAAACAAACCGTCCCCATCAGCCTCCTGCAGCCCGCTCAAGCCTCCTTCTACGATTATTATGAACCAA TGAAGAAGTGCACTATATTCTACTCTGCCCCCAAGAGGGGCACAGAGGTGTCCAAACTGTGCTCTGATGACGTGTGCCAATGTGCAGAGA GACCCTGCCATGAAGTGAAGAACCTCTTGAAGACCAAGATTAAGAAGGGCAGCCGGATACAGCACGCCTGCTACCACCCTATGGTGGATTACA AGTTCCTGGTGGAGGTTCTCGATGTCTCCTTCAAGAGCAACTTTCGCCTTTACAACACAAATGTAGTGAGGCTCCTCAAGTCAA GTAAGGACACCAGGGTAGCCGCCCACAGCAGGAGAGTGTTTGCCAACAGGCTTCAGTGCAGAGAGCAGCTTGAGGTGGACCAGCAGTACCTCATCATGGGCAAAGACGGCTCCACCACCGACTCACACGGAGA aatgCAGTACCTGTTGGACTCCACCACCTGGGTGGAGTTGGTTCCTGATGCTCAGAAGTGTGCCTCATCGAGGAGATACGAGCTTAGTTGTAAATCTTTCAGTGACTTTGCTAATGACCTGAATGACTGTAGTTTGTAA
- the LOC132460200 gene encoding complement C4-like isoform X2, translating into MIDRERMAALPGFKSAPYLLLVAETPVRKMTRVLVSMHRGYLFIQTNQPLYKPSDQVQYRIFALDHTMRPSEEQIEISVINPSGIRLKLDSSLRAPFGGMFRGDLYLPDVAGLGTWKIVAHYEGDKKHAATLEFQVQKYVLPSFEVIINSEERYVLLERETFTFTVTAKYSYGETVAGSFHSWFRVAGLQGSECLKVSRMIRGLEKTGSIEDGVGTVTLRAEELKTQLQTQGCNVTYLEQEGAELVMSVSVTEQQSSEMQEAEISLPIVSRLYEIDLSRIRSYFIPGAPLDIMVLLRLPDGSPASEVPVELSLRGETVPLVTNQEGAAVHIFNLPASPPAQITVNVRAGTVTQEKVLKPMPSPSQHYLYISVPTGKFKVNQQLAVTFNTINGLPKDGLVYYLVLSHGALVHQGSVVTMSRLGGAGIRITAQMVPSLRLIGYYYDQQDVLVSDSVWVDVVDECEMAVKVSPSMNPAPPRGIIGLEVEVKGRARVALLVVDKAMYALDRRNRLTAKQVFSAMESYDLGCSYRGGPDQDSIFTEAGLSFVSSGSTPKANALPLGSRCKPHAARRSRRALDLRHELLEMKGNLSSELQQCCDQGFSSIPMRRSCEERRRRVTEMNAEPQCADIFFKCCLRGEALRKSAAEDNGFGRTVSLLDIEEYFIGRMSNGIRRNFAPSFAFTYFDATDQHKHTLSLPDSITTWEIQAVIQSPTHGFCVVEPIELKTFKNIFVSLRLPYSVRRYEQLSIVAVIYNYGPDAVQLAVHMEQTPGLCSPGSSTFTAFVNVSVESGSSTLVTFAAVPMKSGTIPIKIRLYDFNNNREPDAIEKSLNVWTEGEEKTKEITLNYDLKGGASFSIDGNLPNETVPGSSSNLFIKMEGAGFGESSARVLLSAEGVDRLLRLPGGCAEQTMKTMAPTVLALRYLDLSQLWFQLPAGKRDQALEMTEKGLTRILEHRKDDGSYGIYKTNPSSYWLTALVVKVLSLLADRQMAGRGGGPQGHIGRDVSNQDISTSVRFLMSVQKQDGSYSDPHPVRDRDMDGGIRGAGKDMSMTAFIAVALQHAIPFVEHSMKNNVVASIASSTSYLLSHVGELERPYAVAITAYCLAVCLPDIDGAKPAWKQLQALAAEDDNGCRVWKANHESSSQQDAITVETTAYALLTAVAHQDFPWADSASCWLVAQENYGGGFKSTQDTMVALEALAEYDVKKPAKPFSTVEAEFFISGKADKGELLLKEPTDKVIVELKSMIGNEIKVELKGTGNIKMKVMKHFYLMEPKESCTLLNINVTLEGKAEYTAKILNNYQYFDENYDYDTEIDKHRTRRRREIDENSAKENSLVYNVCLSLKSNLTGMAIADITLLSGFEANTEHLDKLKELPEVYISHYEISSGRVILYFNELKAESQCITFEAKQTVPISLLQPAQASFYDYYEPMKKCTIFYSAPKRGTEVSKLCSDDVCQCAERPCHEVKNLLKTKIKKGSRIQHACYHPMVDYKFLVEVLDVSFKSNFRLYNTNVVRLLKSSKDTRVAAHSRRVFANRLQCREQLEVDQQYLIMGKDGSTTDSHGEMQYLLDSTTWVELVPDAQKCASSRRYELSCKSFSDFANDLNDCSL; encoded by the exons ATG ATAGACAGGGAGAGGATGGCCGCTCTGCCAGGGTTTAAGTCTGCTCCGTACCTTCTGCTGGTGGCCGAGACACCAGTGAGGAAGATGACCCGCGTGCTGGTGTCCATGCACAGGGGCTACCTCTTCATCCAGACCAACCAACCGCTGTACAAACCATCAGATCAAG TCCAGTACAGGATCTTCGCACTCGACCACACCATGCGACCCTCAGAGGAACAAATTGAAATATCCGTCATT AACCCATCTGGGATCCGTCTGAAGCTGGACTCATCGCTCCGGGCTCCGTTCGGTGGTATGTTCAGAGGTGATCTGTACCTACCTGACGTCGCTGG ACTGGGTACATGGAAAATTGTTGCACATTATGAAGGAGATAAGAAACATGCTGCTACTCTGGAGTTTCAGGTCCAGAAATATG TTTTACCAAGTTTCGAGGTGATCATAAACTCTGAAGAACGCTACGTTCTGTTGGAGCGCGAGACGTTTACCTTCACGGTGACAGCCAA GTACTCGTACGGGGAGACGGTGGCTGGGAGCTTCCACTCCTGGTTCAGGGTGGCCGGCCTGCAGGGCTCTGAGTGCCTCAAAGTCTCCCGGATGATCCGGGGACTGGAGAAGACTGGCTCG ATTGAAGATGGTGTCGGCACAGTGACTCTCAGGGCTGAAGAGCTAAAGACACAGCTACAAACCCAAGGGTGTAACGTCACCTACTTGGAGCAGGAGGGTGCAGAACTGGTGATGAGCGTGTCGGTCACAGAACAACAGA GCAGTGAGATGCAGGAGGCAGAGATTTCTCTTCCAATCGTTTCTCGACTTTATGAAATCGACCTATCTCGAATTCGATCGTATTTCATTCCTGGAGCTCCATTAGACATTATG GTGCTCCTGCGTCTTCCGGATGGTTCTCCAGCCTCTGAGGTCCCGGTAGAGCTCAGTCTCCGGGGGGAAACCGTACCGCTGGTCACCAACCAAGAGGGGGCAGCGGTGCACATCTTCAATCTCCCAGCTTCTCCTCCTGCACAAATCACTGTTAAC GTCCGAGCCGGCACCGTGACGCAGGAGAAGGTTTTGAAGCCCATGCCCTCGCCCAGTCAGCACTACCTGTACATCAGCGTTCCCACCGGGAAGTTCAAAGTCAACCAACAGCTCGCCGTCACGTTCAACACCATCAACGGTCTTCCCAAAGATGGTTTGGTGTACTACCTG GTCTTGAGTCACGGGGCTCTGGTGCATCAGGGCTCCGTGGTTACGATGTCCCGACTGGGCGGCGCCGGGATCAGGATCACCGCCCAGATGGTGCCCTCCTTGCGTCTGATTGGCTACTACTACGACCAGCAGGACGTCCTGGTGTCTGACTCCGTGTGGGTGGACGTGGTCGATGAGTGTGAGATGGCGGTCAAA GTCAGTCCCTCCATGAACCCCGCCCCACCCAGGGGGATCAtcgggctggaggtggaggtgaaggggagGGCCAGGGTGGCTCTGCTGGTGGTGGACAAGGCCATGTACGCTCTGGACCGACGGAACAGACTGACAGCCAAGCAG GTGTTCTCTGCCATGGAGTCCTACGACCTGGGCTGCTCATACCGAGGGGGGCCCGACCAGGACTCCATCTTCACCGAGGCCGGCTTGTCTTTTGTGTCTTCAGGTTCAACACCCAAAGCAAATG CACTTCCTCTAGGGTCCAGGTGTAAACCCCATGCTGCACGGCGCTCCAGACGGGCCTTGGACCTCCGACATGAGCTCCTGGAGATGA AGGGGAACCTGAGCTCAGAGCTCCAGCAGTGCTGTGACCAGGGCTTCTCCTCCATCCCCATGAGACGCTcctgtgaggagaggaggaggagggtgaccgAGATGAACGCAGAGCCTCAGTGTGCCGACATCTTCTTTAAGTGTTGTCTTCGGGGGGAGGCTCTGAGGAAGAGCGCCGCGGAAGACAACGGATTTGGCAGAA CTGTCAGTCTACTGGATATTGAGGAATATTTCATTGGCAGGATGTCAAATGGGATCCGTCGAAATTTTGCTCCAAGTTTTGCATTTACATATTTCGATGCCACTGACCAACACAA ACACACTTTATCTCTACCGGATTCTATTACCACTTGGGAAATTCAGGCAGTCATTCAATCTCCAACTCACG GATTCTGTGTGGTTGAGCCAATCGAGCTGAAGACCTTTAAGAACATCTTCGTGTCTCTGAGACTGCCCTATTCGGTCAGGAGATATGAACAATTGAGCATTGTGGCAGTCATCTACAACTATGGGCCTGATGCTGTACAG CTCGCCGTTCACATGGAGCAGACACCCGGGCTTTGCTCCCCGGGCTCCTCCACGTTCACAGCCTTCGTGAACGTCAGCGTGGAGAGCGGGTCCTCTACGCTGGTGACCTTCGCTGCCGTCCCCATGAAGAGCGGCACTATACCCATCAAAATACGCCTTTATGATTTCAACAACAATAGAGAACCCGACGCCATTGAAAAGAGCCTGAACGTTTGG acagaaggagaagaaaagaCGAAGGAGATTACTTTGAATTATGATTTGAAAG GGGGGGCTTCTTTCAGCATCGATGGAAACCTACCCAATGAGACGGTCCCCGGATCCTCCTCCAATCTATTCATTAAGATGGAAG GGGCGGGGTTCGGCGAGTCCAGTGCCAGGGTCCTCCTGTCGGCCGAAGGGGTCGACCGTCTTCTGAGGCTGCCTGGCGGCTGTGCAGAGCAGACCATGAAGACGATGGCCCCGACAGTCCTGGCTCTGCGCTACCTGGACCTCAGCCAGCTGTGGTTCCAGCTGCCCGCCGGCAAAAGGGACCAGGCTCTCGAGATGACTGAGAAGG GTTTGACGAGAATTCTGGAACACAGAAAAGATGATGGATCTTATGGAATATATAAAACAAATCCATCAAGTTATTG GCTCACCGCTCTTGTTGTGAAAGTGCTGTCTCTGTTGGCGGATCGCCAGATGGCCGGAAGGGGAGGCGGCCCGCAGGGTCACATTGGCAGGGACGTGTCCAATCAGGACATCAGCACTTCAGTCCGGTTCCTGATGTCCGTGCAGAAACAGGATGGGTCCTACTCAGACCCACACCCTGTTAGAGACAGGGATATGGAT GGGGGGATCAGAGGCGCTGGGAAGGACATGTCCATGACGGCGTTCATCGCCGTGGCGCTGCAGCACGCCATCCCATTCGTCGAACACAGCATGAAGAACAATGTG GTGGCCAGTATCGCCAGCTCGACGTCGTACCTCCTCTCCCACGTGGGGGAGCTGGAGAGGCCTTATGCTGTGGCCATCACCGCCTACTGCCtggccgtctgtctgcctgacaTAGACGGAGCCAAACCAGCCTGGAAGCAGCTCCAAGCTCTGGCTGCAGAAG ATGACAACGGCTGCCGGGTGTGGAAAGCCAATCATGAAAGCTCCTCTCAGCAGGATGCTATCACCGTGGAAACGACGGCCTACGCCCTGCTGACAGCTGTGGCGCACCAGGACTTCCCGTGGGCGGACAGCGCCTCCTGCTGGCTGGTCGCGCAGGAGAACTATGGCGGGGGTTTCAAGTCAACGCAG GACACCATGGTGGCTCTGGAGGCCCTGGCAGAGTACGACGTGAAGAAGCCCGCTAAGCCTTTCAGTACGGTGGAGGCAGAGTTCTTCATATCGGGAAAAGCAGACAAGGGGGAGTTGTTGTTAAAAGAGCCGACGGACAAAGTGATAGTCGAGCTGAAG TCCATGATAGGAAACGAGATCAAGGTGGAACTGAAAGGAACGGGAAACATCAAAATGAAA GTCATGAAGCACTTCTATCTGATGGAGCCCAAGGAAAGCTGCACATTACTGAACATCAACGTGACGCTGGAGGGGAAGGCTGAGTACACCG CTAAGATTCTGAACAACTACCAGTACTTCGATGAAAACTACGATTACGACACAGAAATCGACAAACACAGAACCCGACGCAGGAGAGAAATCGACGAAAACTCTGCTAAAGAAAATTCTTTGGTGTACAATGTCTGTTTAAG CCTGAAAAGCAATCTCACTGGCATGGCTATTGCAGACATCACCCTCCTCAGTGGCTTTGAGGCTAATACAGAGCATCTGGACAAA CTTAAAGAACTCCCTGAGGTCTACATCTCACATTATGAGATCTCCTCTGGAAGAGTCATACTGTACTTCAACGAG CTCAAGGCTGAGAGCCAGTGCATAACGTTTGAGGCTAAACAAACCGTCCCCATCAGCCTCCTGCAGCCCGCTCAAGCCTCCTTCTACGATTATTATGAACCAA TGAAGAAGTGCACTATATTCTACTCTGCCCCCAAGAGGGGCACAGAGGTGTCCAAACTGTGCTCTGATGACGTGTGCCAATGTGCAGAGA GACCCTGCCATGAAGTGAAGAACCTCTTGAAGACCAAGATTAAGAAGGGCAGCCGGATACAGCACGCCTGCTACCACCCTATGGTGGATTACA AGTTCCTGGTGGAGGTTCTCGATGTCTCCTTCAAGAGCAACTTTCGCCTTTACAACACAAATGTAGTGAGGCTCCTCAAGTCAA GTAAGGACACCAGGGTAGCCGCCCACAGCAGGAGAGTGTTTGCCAACAGGCTTCAGTGCAGAGAGCAGCTTGAGGTGGACCAGCAGTACCTCATCATGGGCAAAGACGGCTCCACCACCGACTCACACGGAGA aatgCAGTACCTGTTGGACTCCACCACCTGGGTGGAGTTGGTTCCTGATGCTCAGAAGTGTGCCTCATCGAGGAGATACGAGCTTAGTTGTAAATCTTTCAGTGACTTTGCTAATGACCTGAATGACTGTAGTTTGTAA